The following coding sequences lie in one Myxococcus xanthus genomic window:
- a CDS encoding GtrA family protein translates to MLENLMAWLTGNLSPSARIWTALAPAIVACVYFIGGLLLFCIRCAFKGIPRDEETLKRGSNGLVGFFLRHYFFWIIQPLWAVILRSGLPANALSMLSGLLGVSSGVAVAAGRFALGGWLFLFAGILDVMDGRIARTRKEANPAGAALDSVLDRYVDSAMLMGLAWYYRDTWVLLPALMALLGSSLVPYVRAKGEGLGVNVRDGAMQRLERVLFMGAGTALSPILEAVFWPEEKHPMHWLAVVGLVFVAVMSNVTALSRFRNLVKALAPKRQEARSGKAIIGLNALAGALATAVDFALVLALVEWVGMLPAWATVLGCGLGAVVNYSINRVLTFKSTGAVGRQLARYSVVSGTSALLNAGGVALLTLHPQLAYALGWWLVRGVVYFAWNLPLQRDYVFNNDAAASEDPLMEQRPHAA, encoded by the coding sequence GTGCTTGAGAACCTGATGGCGTGGTTGACCGGAAACCTGTCTCCGTCCGCCCGCATCTGGACGGCGCTGGCTCCGGCCATTGTCGCTTGTGTCTACTTCATCGGCGGGCTGCTCCTCTTCTGTATCCGCTGCGCCTTCAAGGGCATTCCCCGCGACGAGGAGACGCTCAAGCGCGGCAGCAACGGGCTGGTGGGCTTCTTCCTGCGGCACTACTTCTTCTGGATCATCCAGCCGCTGTGGGCGGTGATTCTGCGCTCGGGCCTGCCGGCCAACGCGCTGTCCATGCTGTCGGGCCTCTTGGGCGTGTCGTCCGGCGTGGCGGTGGCGGCGGGCCGCTTCGCGCTGGGCGGCTGGCTCTTCCTGTTCGCGGGCATCCTGGACGTCATGGACGGGCGCATCGCCCGCACGCGCAAGGAGGCCAACCCCGCGGGCGCGGCGCTGGACTCGGTGCTGGACCGGTACGTGGACTCGGCGATGCTCATGGGCCTGGCCTGGTACTACCGGGACACCTGGGTGCTGCTGCCCGCGCTGATGGCGCTGCTCGGCTCCTCGCTGGTGCCCTACGTGCGCGCCAAGGGTGAAGGCCTGGGCGTCAACGTGCGCGACGGCGCCATGCAGCGGCTGGAGCGGGTGCTCTTCATGGGCGCGGGCACGGCGCTGTCGCCCATCCTGGAGGCCGTCTTCTGGCCCGAGGAGAAGCACCCCATGCACTGGCTGGCGGTGGTGGGGCTCGTGTTCGTCGCCGTCATGAGCAACGTCACGGCGCTCTCCCGCTTCCGCAACCTGGTGAAGGCGCTGGCGCCCAAGCGTCAGGAGGCGCGCTCCGGCAAGGCCATCATCGGGCTCAACGCCCTGGCGGGCGCGCTGGCCACGGCGGTGGACTTCGCGCTGGTGCTGGCGTTGGTGGAGTGGGTGGGCATGCTGCCCGCCTGGGCCACGGTGCTGGGCTGCGGCCTGGGCGCGGTGGTGAACTACTCCATCAACCGGGTGCTCACCTTCAAGAGCACCGGCGCGGTGGGGCGGCAGCTGGCGCGCTACTCGGTGGTGAGTGGCACCAGCGCGCTGCTCAATGCGGGCGGCGTGGCGCTGCTGACGCTGCACCCGCAGCTGGCCTATGCGCTGGGGTGGTGGCTGGTGCGCGGCGTGGTGTACTTCGCGTGGAACCTGCCGCTGCAGCGTGACTACGTCTTCAACAACGACGCGGCTGCTTCCGAGGACCCTCTCATGGAGCAGCGTCCTCATGCGGCCTGA
- a CDS encoding phosphatase PAP2 family protein, whose translation MTSRSPNKVTALTWLSTVLGLSHLTLVYATGRLRWDHVAADALILGVAWAGPRFQRFLRGGLALWLTGMLLDSQGLWLFLRGPIHTGDLWELERQWFPAPGGTHWPEWWATRFTPALDLLCGFAYAAYLYEVFILAIFFFVKKDSLFERLCWGFLAANAIGVVIYVLYPAAPPWYVLQYGPGPADLAAPPNPAGTARFDELLGISYFASFYSRSTNVFGAMPSLHAAYPFLVMMFVWSRGWAWRISTGLFALLVAFSAVYLTHHYILDVLAGLGVAAVAFLAVESIYARWTATTPWAVSLTTRGDTRA comes from the coding sequence ATGACCTCCCGCTCTCCAAATAAGGTCACCGCGCTCACGTGGCTCTCCACCGTCCTGGGGTTGAGCCACTTGACGTTGGTGTACGCCACCGGTCGGCTGCGGTGGGACCACGTCGCGGCGGACGCGCTGATTCTGGGGGTGGCCTGGGCGGGCCCCCGCTTTCAGCGCTTCCTCCGCGGTGGGCTCGCACTGTGGCTGACCGGGATGCTGCTGGACAGCCAGGGCCTCTGGCTGTTCCTGCGGGGCCCCATCCACACGGGCGACCTGTGGGAGCTGGAGCGCCAGTGGTTCCCGGCGCCCGGCGGCACCCACTGGCCCGAATGGTGGGCCACGCGCTTCACCCCGGCCTTGGACCTGCTGTGCGGCTTCGCCTACGCGGCGTACCTGTACGAGGTCTTCATCCTGGCCATCTTCTTCTTCGTGAAGAAGGACTCGCTCTTCGAACGGCTGTGCTGGGGCTTCCTGGCGGCGAACGCCATTGGCGTCGTCATCTACGTGCTCTACCCCGCCGCGCCGCCCTGGTACGTGCTCCAGTACGGCCCGGGACCGGCCGACCTGGCCGCGCCCCCCAACCCCGCGGGGACCGCCCGTTTCGACGAGCTGCTGGGCATCAGTTATTTCGCGAGCTTCTACTCGCGCAGCACCAACGTGTTCGGGGCAATGCCTTCACTGCACGCGGCGTACCCCTTCCTGGTGATGATGTTCGTGTGGTCGCGCGGCTGGGCATGGCGCATCTCCACCGGGCTGTTCGCGTTGCTCGTCGCCTTCTCCGCCGTCTACCTGACGCACCACTACATCCTGGACGTGCTCGCGGGCCTGGGTGTGGCGGCGGTTGCATTTCTCGCGGTCGAAAGCATCTACGCCCGTTGGACGGCCACGACACCGTGGGCCGTGTCGTTGACTACAAGAGGAGACACCCGTGCTTGA